A single region of the Podospora pseudopauciseta strain CBS 411.78 chromosome 1, whole genome shotgun sequence genome encodes:
- a CDS encoding hypothetical protein (COG:T; EggNog:ENOG503NXD7) — MTAVASPPSFPNLNRPGWMNGGQLLNTINSEDARGVNMPMSRKTLPRSNSSSSVSSTSSNGSTSTVTSNASSQMNGGSVSSAGDTGAWPNGAPRKRPQQKGPWPNPKTEGTNEFARTSSVRPPMANGVNGASSLQPPQSILATPQNQLMAPNGLPRGPDGAASGRQPVLYLLSLNGSFERKTISVPYYPDTLRIGRQTNNKTVPTPVNGFFDSKVLSRQHAEIWADPSGKIFIRDVKSSNGTFVNGSRLSPENRESEPHELQTADHLELGIDIVSEDQKTVVHHKVAAKVEHAGFISPANNVMEMSFGDLDPSNNPMMQLSGVPFRGRPTNQSAMAGSRVSPSNAGVAGNLAQQRPYHWQSITTEHIIKRLQTEIRNARQQQADIARTGQFLNALLSKDDVKNLDKPEAPEAPKSFVNGNVSFRSDGGKTRFSDPPAPPPSQPLPEKPDAARPGSSDVASLKRGPTEKPKLANISPILPDNTNSLRISQLTEQLNNAQKALDETSQKARNLEEELNREREARLLVEGQMQKMNEESTHVKVNGSAGIPLVNGHSELDKAFNPPTETQTPAEVDPVTITPEPGSHSPVVDKTAAMVAAYQAQIDTMAQEMAKMKEHMESYRARAEKAEADRDAGSKTLAELVLQIRQRDEEDKKRAAEKQSRSRSREARRRGRSQSLRAEEKLEHTTNGSATKPHAQIDGAASEADDAEDISPVSRSVTVKPNSVGALAVQGDGQRPLAIIQILPYATAFGVVLFGMGLMGYINDWQLQPHPNR, encoded by the exons ATGACGGCTGTTGCGAGTCCCCCTAGCTTTCCAAACCTCAACCGACCGGGATGGATGAATGGAGGCCAGCTTCTTAACACGATCAATTCGGAAGATGCCAGAGGAGTGAACATGCCCATGTCTCGCAAAACTCTGCCGCGATCAaactcgtcgtcgtcggtctCGTCGACGTCTTCCAACGGGTCGACATCCACCGTGACTTCCAATGCCAGTTCTCAAATGAACGGCGGTTCTGTGTCTTCCGCCGGCGACACGGGTGCGTGGCCAAACGGTGCACCACGCAAGAGGCCCCAGCAAAAGGGCCCATGGCCAAATCCCAAAACCGAAGGAACAAACGAATTTGCCAGAACATCATCGGTTCGACCACCCATGGCGAACGGGGTCAACGGTGCATCATCACTACAGCCACCACAATCGATACTAGCAACACCACAGAATCAACTGATGGCTCCCAATGGACTCCCACGAGGCCCTGATGGTGCCGCTTCAGGCCGGCAACCTGTCCTTTACTTGCTTTCTCTCAACGGCAGCTTCGAACGCAAGACCATCTCGGTTCCCTATTACCCCGACACCCTGCGTATTGGACGGCAAACAAATAACAAGACGGTCCCAACACCTGTCAACGGATTCTTTGACAGCAAAGTGCTATCCCGACAACATGCCGAGATTTGGGCCGACCCCAGCGGCAAGATTTTTATTCGGGATGTCAAGTCCTCCAACGGTACATTTGTCAACGGGAGCCGGCTGTCGCCTGAAAATAGAGAATCCGAGCCGCACGAACTGCAAACAGCTGACCACCTTGAACTTGGTATTGACATTGTTAGCGAGGATCAAAAGACCGTCGTTCATCATAAAGTCGCCGCCAAGGTCGAGCATGCCGGATTCATATCGCCGGCCAATAATGTGATGGAAATGAGCTTTGGAGACCTGGACCCTTCCAACAATCCAATGATGCAGCTCAGTGGTGTTCCATTCCGAGGCCGACCAACAAATCAGTCAGCAATGGCAGGGAGTCGCGTATCTCCGAGTAACGCTGGAGTTGCAGGAAACCTAGCTCAACAGCGTCCATACCATTGGCAGAGTATCACCACAGAACATATAATCAAGAGGCTCCAG ACCGAGATTCGGAATGCGAGACAGCAACAAGCTGATATTGCTAGAACAGGCCAATTTCTCAACGCTCTACTTTCCAAGGACGATGTCAAGAACTTGGACAAACCTGAAGCGCCAGAAGCCCCCAAGAGTTTTGTCAACGGAAATGTCTCTTTCCGATCCGATGGCGGGAAAACAAGGTTTTCCGACCCGCCAGCGCCCCCCCCGTCACAACCACTTCCAGAGAAACCAGATGCCGCTCGCCCTGGATCTTCCGATGTTGCGTCGCTGAAGCGAGGCCCAACAGAGAAGCCCAAACTCGCAAACATCTCGCCCATTCTTCCTGATAACACCAACAGCCTCCGCATTTCGCAACTCACAGAACAGCTCAATAACGCCCAGAAGGCTCTTGACGAAACCAGCCAAAAAGCACGGAATTTGGAAGAAGAGTTGAACAGGGAGCGCGAGGCACGGTTACTGGTCGAGGGTCAGATGCAGAAGATGAACGAGGAGAGTACGCATGTGAAGGTCAATGGCTCTGCGGGCATTCCTCTTGTCAATGGTCATTCTGAACTCGACAAggccttcaacccccccacgGAAACCCAAACACCAGCCGAAGTTGACCCGGTGACCATCACCCCTGAACCAGGAAGTCACTCGCCGGTGGTCGATAAGACTGCGGCTATGGTAGCAGCATATCAGGCTCAAATCGATACGATGGCCCAGGAAATGGCCAAAATGAAGGAGCACATGGAGAGCTACCGCGCTCGGgctgagaaggccgaggctgaTAGAGACGCTGGCAGCAAAACATTGGCAGAACTGGTCCTCCAGATTCGCCAAcgcgacgaggaggataagAAGCGGGCAGCGGAGAAGCAGTCACGGTCACGGTCTAGGGAGGCTAGACGACGTGGCCGGAGCCAAAGCCTAAGGGCCGAGGAAAAGCTGGAGCACACTACCAACGGTAGCGCGACCAAACCCCACGCGCAGATCGACGGTGCGGCATCCGAAGCGGACGACGCTGAGGATATCTCGCCTGTATCGAGATCAGTCACAGTGAAGCCCAACTCGGTGGGCGCGTTGGCGGTGCAGGGTGATGGGCAGCGTCCTCTGGCGATAATACAAATACTACCGTACGCGACCGCGTTTGGGGTTGTGCTCTTTGGCATGGGGCTTATGGGGTACATCAACGATTGGCAGCTGCAGCCGCACCCAAACCGGTAG